The following nucleotide sequence is from Vitis vinifera cultivar Pinot Noir 40024 chromosome 14, ASM3070453v1.
GAGGGAAATTAAAGGACTGCGAAGTTTTAGAATCTCACAGCAAGAAGCTTCACAGAAGATTGATTGACCTTGAACTTCCAGCTGATGATTACATCAGCAATGAAGAGGAACAACTAGAAGAAAAAGTTTCTGGGTTGTCAAGGGTGGAAAGTTACTCCCATAACAGGAACTGCAAGGTTCCATGTGAGAGTAATGTAAAATTGTATATTGCCGGTGGTATGAGTTCTGGTTGTAATGGTGAGGCTTCAAGATCTCATTTGTACTCAAGGGAAAGTCATGGTTTGACCGACTTAAATAAACCTATCCAGGTTGAGGAAGCATCTACTTCAGCTTCTGTTGATATTCTAGGTGATATCACTTGCTCCAAAGAGGAAGTTAGAAGACAGGACCTATCTGTGAATTCACATTCAGACTCCCAGTGTTTGTCTAAGGAATTCTCACAAAATCTCCATAGAGGAAGCAATGAAAGCATTTGTCTTAACAATTTGCATTTGGAGAATGAAAGATACCAAAAGGAGTGGCTATCTTATAAGTTTGGCGCTGGTAAGGATTGTTTTTTAGCTATATTGCTTTGAATATGTTCTGATTCAGAGTTCCTGTTTTCTTGCTTGAAAAAATTTAGCATCATTTAcaagttttacaatttttatttttcagttaTTGATCTGCTTCTTGTCTCAACTGCTGAGGAAAAGGACTTGATTGGTTTCCATTTCTATGTAAACTGTGAAGGAATTATATTTTGATAGGGAAATAAATTGTTGGGCATAGTGATTTATATTCTTGAGTTGAGAATGAGCATATATCATATCCTTTGTATGGTGATGATCttcttaacatatatatatgcaCACATTGACATGTATTTGGCAATAGATAGAGCTGAATGGCAAGCAAAGGACTCATATAGCTGACTAAGTAGTTGGGATTGGTTTTGCATTGAGTTTGAGTTGTATGTATATAACTTAACAATAGTTTCCTTGGAGAAATGCtgtaaaacataaaagaaattctGTGTTCTTTCAAGGAtcagttttttttgtttgtttgtgtgcATGTGTTCTAAACCCTTTTTCTGACAGAAACTTATAGTTGAGTTGACTTCCTTGTAAATAAGCCAATTTTTAGTCTTTGAGTTGTATGTAACATAACATTTGTTTCCTTGGAGAAATGCTGCAAAATATAGAAGCAATTCTCTGTGTTCTTTTGAGGATCaggttttttgtttgtttgtttgattgtgtttgtgtgtgtgttctAAAGCCTTTTTCTGACAGAAACTTATAGTTGAGTTGACTTCCTTGTAAACAAGCTAAATATCTTTTAGAGGAAATCCTCACCAAATTATGTCCTGTTCTATCTTAATTAGATggaaatattttgttaaaaaactGGCTAGAAGTtgtttctgaatttttttactTGGAAAGGGAAGAACAACACCCATCACTTATGATTGTTCCTATTTGAAGCCCATGTTGtataaatccttttttttttttttgtacttcgACTGTTTACCCATAGGTGATTGTGATTTCTGTTGCAATAAAAAGAAGTGATGGGTAGTTTATTGAGAACAATTCTTCCAAATCGATGTCTGATTTGGCTATTCCTCCCTTTTCAGGGCTAACTAGAAGCGGCAGAAATTCTTGCCAGGGAGGTTTTTGTGCAGATGATTTGCCTGCACCATCTGATTCATCACAAGTTGAGGCTGGGAAAGTCCATGAGCCAGGGACTTTTCTTCCATCTGAACAGAATAAGACAGGAGAAGGGAGAAAAAGGACAATTTTTGGTGTAGAAATCTCTGAAAGAAATCCTGATGTATCTGTCTTGGCTTCCCATGGATCTTGTCTGCACCCAACTGTGGCTCAATCTGATGTACTCCATTCTGAGTCATCTTCTGTTTCCTCTTGGAGTAAGCTTCCAAGTTGCTTCAGCCAGAGCCCAATATCAATTCATGAAAACTCTTGCTCTAACAGATCACATGTTACTAGCAATTCAAGATTGAACCCAAGTTTCAGAGCAGAAGTATCCTATCAAAATGGTCTTTCCCTTGGTTCACAGTTGGAGGCCAGGGAATCACAGATTTGCTATCAATCAAATGCTTCTGATTATCCAAATGGCTTCAGCAACAATCATTCAGCTTCTGAACAACTTGTGAAACTTGGTCCTATGAAATTCTTTAAGGATATGAGTACAGATGTGAAGCCTGCAAAGGGTTTGTGCACAGATGCTATAATTCCCAACTACAATGAAGTCATCTCTCAACAACATGTTTTGCCTGTCTCCCCTAGAGAACCCTCTATCTCCAAGCTAGATGAGCAAAGGAAGAATGAGAACTCATGGGGCGGTTTGCCCTGGCTCAAAGCAAAGCCCCTTTGCAGTGGTGAATCTTCCAAAGGGAAGGAAGCTTCGTACCAGATGAATTTGGATTTCTTGCAAACCTGTTCTCAGACATTTTCCAACAAACCAGAGATTGGTAATGGTCCTTCACAGACTTTGATTCTGGATTCTACATCAGAAACTTGTGACCATGATGATGAGCAAAAAAGGATTAAAGTAGGTGACTGCCAGAGCACTAAAAAGATTCTTGGGATTCCGATTTTTTGCAAGCCTTATAGTTTCAAGGATTTATCTTCTCCTAATTCACCCTCAAAGTCTAGTTGTGTTGCTTCTGCAGTTGATGGTGATAACATTCAGAAATTTGGGTTACTTAATACTGATTTAGGTTGTGATTCATCCAAATCTGGAGAGCTGCTCAAAGTGGAGGGTATGGTTGTAGAGAAGGGACTGGTTAATCAAATTGCTGAATCAAGACATCATATTGATTTGAATTTATGTGTGGTAGAAGAAGAGCCTCCATCTACACACTCCTCTCCGAGAACCAACACGAAGATTGCAGCTGATATAGACTTGGAGGCTCCGGTAGTTCttgaaattgaaaatgttgTTTCTCCCAGAAGGGACTCTTTTGAAAACCAACTTAAGAAGCCATCTAAATTGTTGAAAGATGTATCTGGGGAGCTTCCTGATGAGCTCGTCAGGGTTGCCGTAGAGGCTATAATTGCTATCTCACTATCTCCTGTGCATGATACTGAGGATGTTGCAACTTTTCACCCTTCAGAAACTTCAATGAAGGGCTCTCTCCATTGGCTTGCAGATGTAATATCATTGTGCAAGGGTGACCCAGAGAAGGAGGTTGGAGCAGTTTCAAGGGGTGCTTGCGATGAAGATTCTGTGCTCGATGGTCTTGATTACTTTGAGTTCATGACACTGAATTTGACAGAAACAGAGGTAGAAGAGCATCATTGTGAGCCTCAGCCTCAGGCCTTGGAAGACCAAAAAGATGATGAAAAAATGCTTAGACGACCTCGGAAAGGTCAGGCAAGGAGAGGGAGGCAGCGGAAGGACTTCCAAAGGGACATATTGCCAAGCCTTGCTTCTCTGTCAAGGTATGAGATC
It contains:
- the LOC104881703 gene encoding uncharacterized protein LOC104881703, with amino-acid sequence MGTEVQSKMYIPSYYSMRDVNDDASNSSWSLHHENKALMNGQYYDLFLTRQTVEGYLGYEKEQLRQTILRHESIFRHQLRELHRLYKRQRDLMNEIKSKELLKHSIPAGASQSSLFSSRITSDDAKKTWHIPDSPLVDSTSGRRSMSCTDSIQSPFSFIKGKIMQANGVHTQNGGKLKDCEVLESHSKKLHRRLIDLELPADDYISNEEEQLEEKVSGLSRVESYSHNRNCKVPCESNVKLYIAGGMSSGCNGEASRSHLYSRESHGLTDLNKPIQVEEASTSASVDILGDITCSKEEVRRQDLSVNSHSDSQCLSKEFSQNLHRGSNESICLNNLHLENERYQKEWLSYKFGAGLTRSGRNSCQGGFCADDLPAPSDSSQVEAGKVHEPGTFLPSEQNKTGEGRKRTIFGVEISERNPDVSVLASHGSCLHPTVAQSDVLHSESSSVSSWSKLPSCFSQSPISIHENSCSNRSHVTSNSRLNPSFRAEVSYQNGLSLGSQLEARESQICYQSNASDYPNGFSNNHSASEQLVKLGPMKFFKDMSTDVKPAKGLCTDAIIPNYNEVISQQHVLPVSPREPSISKLDEQRKNENSWGGLPWLKAKPLCSGESSKGKEASYQMNLDFLQTCSQTFSNKPEIGNGPSQTLILDSTSETCDHDDEQKRIKVGDCQSTKKILGIPIFCKPYSFKDLSSPNSPSKSSCVASAVDGDNIQKFGLLNTDLGCDSSKSGELLKVEGMVVEKGLVNQIAESRHHIDLNLCVVEEEPPSTHSSPRTNTKIAADIDLEAPVVLEIENVVSPRRDSFENQLKKPSKLLKDVSGELPDELVRVAVEAIIAISLSPVHDTEDVATFHPSETSMKGSLHWLADVISLCKGDPEKEVGAVSRGACDEDSVLDGLDYFEFMTLNLTETEVEEHHCEPQPQALEDQKDDEKMLRRPRKGQARRGRQRKDFQRDILPSLASLSRYEITEDIHTIEELFKATGSTWQSNLAQRGAAKSGRGRRRLRGSTPSPTVTTVCPPPILLQPNSREVGLEERSLTGWGKRTRRPPRQRYPNSNAPLALK